In a genomic window of Equus przewalskii isolate Varuska chromosome 4, EquPr2, whole genome shotgun sequence:
- the LOC139082823 gene encoding uncharacterized protein isoform X2, whose protein sequence is MLPEQTGRRLPSALPSLSPHPANPDVWEGKSPRWSHVAERPMPLPNLATMVTPRPARHSPSQLEKERKRRGKLPPDRMACRRRYLYPKESPRSGRPPSENQQILLPEFGRGQNVLLVGGQLGRLWMVETLGQRAGDTAPLTQSPQEEG, encoded by the exons ATGCTGCCAGAGCAAACCGGGCGCAGACTTCCCtcagccctcccctctctctccccgcACCCCGCCAACCCGGATGTGTGGGAGGGCAAAAGTCCAAGGTGGTCCCACGTAGCGGAGAGGCCGATGCCCCTTCCCAACCTGGCGACCATGGTGACTCCACGTCCTGCCAGGCACAGT CCTTCCcagctggagaaggagagaaagagaagaggaaaactgcCCCCAGACAGGATGGCTTGCAGAAGACGCTATTT ATATCCAAAGGAATCCCCTCGCAGTGGAAGGCCACCCTCAGAGAATCAGCAAATCCTCCTCCCTGAGTTTGGGCGGGGTCAGAATGTTCTCCTCGTCGGAGGTCAGCTGGGACGACTTTGGATGGTGGAGaccctggggcagagggcaggggacaCAGCCCCACTGACCCAG AGCCCCCAAGAGGAAGGATGA